The Thalassophryne amazonica chromosome 6, fThaAma1.1, whole genome shotgun sequence genome includes a region encoding these proteins:
- the LOC117511629 gene encoding twist-related protein 2-like has product MREEERPNEYPEAEVVSNEENAGSQPPSARAVVIKTPGITGLKRQTGECKEDDADKSKVMPAADMQLFATFGPKRLKKSPEHYPPSSSPSFSPVPGTSPGGLSVLEDPHTQRVIANIRERQRTQSLNEAFASLRKIIPTLPSDKLSKIQTLKLASRYIDFLYQVLQSEDVAAKLAGCNYLAHERLSYAFSVWRMEGAWSAMSAGH; this is encoded by the coding sequence ATGAGAGAGGAGGAGCGGCCCAATGAGTACCCCGAGGCAGAGGTAGTTTCCAATGAGGAGAACGCTGGAAGCCAACCTCCAAGCGCCCGTGCTGTTGTCATCAAAACACCAGGGATCACCGGGCTTAAACGGCAGACAGGCGAATGTAAGGAAGATGATGCAGATAAAAGCAAGGTCATGCCAGCGGCCGACATGCAGCTGTTCGCCACGTTTGGACCCAAAAGACTTAAAAAGAGCCCTGAACACTACCCCCCTTCCTCAAGCCCATCCTTCTCTCCAGTCCCCGGTACAAGCCCAGGAGGCCTTTCAGTGCTGGAGGACCCGCACACCCAACGGGTGATCGCCAACATCCGAGAACGCCAACGGACACAGTCTTTGAACGAAGCCTTCGCTTCGTTACGTAAGATCATTCCCACACTTCCGTCCGACAAACTGAGCAAGATCCAGACACTTAAATTAGCATCACGCTACATTGACTTTCTGTACCAGGTCTTGCAGAGTGAGGATGTGGCTGCCAAGCTGGCTGGATGTAACTACCTGGCTCATGAGAGACTGAGTTATGCGTTCTCTGTGTGGAGGATGGAAGGCGCCTGGTCGGCCATGTCTGCAGGTCACTAG